A DNA window from Trypanosoma brucei brucei TREU927 chromosome 11 chr11_scaffold01 genomic scaffold, whole genome shotgun sequence contains the following coding sequences:
- a CDS encoding prefoldin subunit 2, putative, producing MAATNSPTEEEVVMRYQQLRQECLAMDSRISELENELHEHQLVADTLKPLNGDRRCHRLVGGALIERTVADILPELVENIKGIEEALAQLNKMLTEKQAAMDEYARKHGVTVAQRQGQTPAGGGGANNDEGEKKPMGADSRGVLV from the coding sequence ATGGCCGCAACAAACTCACCCACAGAAGAGGAAGTTGTTATGCGCTACCAGCAGCTCCGTCAAGAGTGCCTCGCCATGGACTCACGCATCTCCGAACTGGAGAACGAGCTGCATGAGCACCAGTTGGTGGCGGATACTCTCAAGCCACTGAACGGTGATCGCCGGTGTCATCGCCTTGTGGGTGGGGCGCTCATTGAACGCACAGTTGCAGATATATTACCCGAGCTTGTGGAAAATATTAAGGGTATCGAGGAGGCGTTAGCGCAGCTGAACAAGATGCTGACAGAAAAGCAAGCAGCGATGGACGAATACGCGAGGAAGCATGGTGTGACCGTAGCCCAGCGGCAGGGTCAGACCCCCGCTGGTGGAGGTGGCGCCAATAAcgatgaaggggaaaagaagccgATGGGCGCAGACAGCAGGGGTGTTCTGGTATGA
- a CDS encoding variant surface glycoprotein (GPI-Anchor Signal predicted for Tb11.01.4560 by DGPI v2.04 with cleavage site probability 0.30960003 near 403) encodes MEGLCGWWCILFVVTISQAGEAQEKPINRDEFEALCRFINLAGDSETPTKVEKNVKRTVKKILTESGVADSRKKELEDLQKQAEKYREENMSFWETVGMGEINRSLTDALYGENHNAVVKAQGSRDPICGAREADAGTEAGKSLVIDLFCLCSTSPELHNFQQICCADCRGGANDHPWIPSEDGNQRWKFLAQKCGETNQGGKLSTDSIEKSAEFFLKTLKNPLDSRAEARRTVLGSTNGDVSINCNGWKTSGNGRCVKYDPNHLNDGILSIPWYVKLAKAATRMDKLMEAEKTLREILENVEKLERKQVAIPPKPADEGNAVPSVSKDVVENNNENSGVSNNREKRESKGELNEEKSPGSEKSPEEVDCDGCKPEEGCEEGKCESENGRHDSEGTKRPPVKSHSATIIGGSLKFFLLLG; translated from the coding sequence ATGGAGGGTTTGtgtgggtggtggtgcaTCCTATTTGTCGTAACAATCTCTCAAGCTGGTGAAGCACAAGAAAAACCAATTAACCGGGACGAGTTCGAAGCCCTGTGCAGGTTTATAAATCTCGCGGGAGACAGTGAGACACCAACGAAGGTTGAGAAAAATGTCAAGCGAACAGTGAAGAAAATTCTAACCGAAAGTGGGGTGGCCGATAGCAGGAAAAAGGAACTCGAAGATCTGCAAAAGCAAGCAGAGAAGTATCGAGAGGAAAACATGTCATTTTGGGAAACAGTAGGGATGGGGGAGATAAATAGGAGCTTGACGGACGCACTCTACGGGGAGAACCACAACGCCGTTGTTAAAGCACAAGGGAGTAGAGACCCCATCTGCGGCGCCAGAGAGGCGGACGCGGGTACGGAGGCAGGAAAGTCACTGGTGATCGACTTATTTTGCCTATGTTCCACATCGCCAGAACTTCACAACTTTCAGCAGATTTGCTGCGCCGACTGTCGAGGTGGAGCAAACGACCACCCCTGGATTCCTTCGGAAGATGGGAACCAGAGATGGAAGTTCCTTGCGCAAAAATGTGGAGAAACTAATCAAGGTGGAAAGCTCTCAACAGACTCCATTGAGAAGTCAGCCGAATTCTTTTTGAAAACATTGAAAAATCCCTTAGACTCAAGAGCGGAGGCACGCCGCACAGTGCTAGGAAGCACCAACGGCGATGTTAGCATTAATTGCAACGGTTGGAAAACTTCGGGAAACGGACGGTGCGTCAAATACGATCCAAACCACTTAAATGATGGGATCCTGTCAATACCATGGTACGTAAAATTGGCGAAGGCAGCGACCCGAATGGATAAATTAATGGAAGCTGAAAAAACGTTGCGTGAGATTCTGGAAAATGTGGAGAAGTTGGAACGAAAGCAAGTCGCAATACCACCCAAACCTGCTGACGAGGGTAATGCCGTCCCGAGCGTCTCAAAAGACGTCGtagaaaacaacaatgaaaATTCCGGCGTAAGTAATAATcgtgagaaaagagaaagcaaaGGTGAACTCAACGAAGAGAAATCACCAGGGAGTGAAAAGTCGCCGGAGGAAGTCGACTGTGACGGCTGTAAACCCGAAGAAGGGtgtgaggagggaaaatgtgAAAGCGAAAATGGGAGACACGACTCTGAAGGCACAAAAAGGCCACCTGTAAAGAGCCATTCTGCAACAATAATCGGTGGTTCGTTGAagtttttcttgcttttgggATAA